From Calothrix sp. PCC 6303, a single genomic window includes:
- a CDS encoding serine/threonine-protein kinase, with the protein MLNQILKERYQIIHSIMQGGFGVTFLAEDTQCPGNPRCVVKKLQPRFDDEAQLKAAKRLFKQEAETLQNLGKHDQIPQLLAYFEDNQDFYLVQEYIEGHDLSQEIPPSATKLSEPEVIKLLTEIVEILAFVHENNVIHRDIKPSNIRRRKLDNKIVLIDFGAVKRITNLQVTQQGETTFTVAIGTPGYMPAEQAAGTPKLSSDIYAVGVICIQALTGIYFNNKGEMPRGEDGEISWRDHIKVSSDFADILDKMVRYDHRHRYVNATELMSAIELLKEGEKSPSHGKIQKKILIGLTGLVAAFGLAGFWYKSNTQVASVTTNYQIQLAASPYKEMGISFKYPEGWKRQDSNSAFGNWVSFVSKKESPNDDFQENITISLEDSNGTLKDSKNEIIKGIGIQNLIEDSTTGLGNKEAYQIVYTTKNANKTLKHLKILTLNKSKAYIITYTAKIEDYDRFLKIVEAAIDSFEFQ; encoded by the coding sequence ATGCTGAATCAAATACTAAAAGAGCGTTATCAAATAATCCATTCAATAATGCAAGGTGGCTTTGGTGTAACTTTTTTAGCAGAAGATACCCAGTGTCCCGGAAATCCTAGATGTGTTGTCAAAAAGCTACAACCCCGCTTCGATGATGAAGCACAGTTAAAAGCTGCCAAACGTCTATTTAAACAAGAAGCAGAAACATTACAAAATTTGGGTAAACACGATCAAATACCCCAATTACTCGCCTATTTTGAAGACAATCAAGACTTTTATTTAGTTCAAGAATATATTGAAGGTCACGATCTCAGCCAAGAAATTCCTCCATCTGCAACTAAACTTAGTGAACCTGAAGTAATTAAATTATTGACAGAAATCGTCGAAATTTTAGCGTTTGTCCATGAAAATAATGTGATTCATCGTGATATCAAACCCTCTAATATTCGCAGAAGAAAATTAGATAACAAGATTGTCTTAATAGATTTTGGGGCTGTTAAAAGAATTACCAATTTACAAGTAACTCAGCAAGGAGAAACAACATTTACAGTTGCCATAGGAACCCCTGGTTATATGCCAGCAGAACAAGCAGCAGGAACACCAAAGTTATCTAGCGATATTTATGCAGTGGGAGTGATTTGTATTCAAGCTTTGACAGGAATTTATTTCAACAATAAAGGGGAAATGCCGAGGGGAGAAGATGGAGAAATTAGCTGGCGCGATCATATCAAAGTTAGTTCTGATTTTGCCGACATTCTTGATAAAATGGTACGTTATGACCATCGTCATCGCTACGTAAATGCTACAGAATTGATGAGTGCGATTGAGTTATTAAAAGAAGGTGAAAAATCGCCATCTCATGGAAAAATTCAGAAAAAGATATTAATTGGCTTAACTGGATTAGTTGCAGCTTTTGGATTAGCTGGATTTTGGTACAAATCCAATACACAAGTTGCATCAGTGACGACAAATTATCAAATTCAGTTAGCTGCATCTCCCTATAAAGAAATGGGAATTAGCTTTAAATATCCTGAAGGTTGGAAAAGACAAGACTCAAATAGTGCCTTTGGTAATTGGGTGTCATTCGTTTCTAAAAAAGAAAGTCCCAATGATGATTTCCAAGAAAATATAACTATTAGCTTAGAAGACTCTAACGGTACTTTAAAGGACTCTAAAAATGAAATTATCAAAGGTATCGGTATCCAAAATCTAATTGAAGACTCGACAACAGGTTTAGGAAATAAAGAAGCTTACCAAATTGTCTATACAACTAAAAATGCTAATAAGACCCTGAAACATCTCAAAATTTTGACTTTGAACAAGAGCAAGGCTTATATTATTACCTACACTGCTAAAATTGAGGACTACGATCGCTTTTTAAAAATCGTGGAAGCTGCAATTGATTCCTTTGAATTTCAGTAG